The Meriones unguiculatus strain TT.TT164.6M chromosome 1, Bangor_MerUng_6.1, whole genome shotgun sequence genome has a segment encoding these proteins:
- the Ms4a5 gene encoding membrane-spanning 4-domains subfamily A member 5 has translation MDSNNTHSPMFLVFPPEVTNAEYQTTELTATAYNSQNPVQKILIRKLKILGTAQILLGIMNFSFGVVFLFTLVSPFPRFPFIFISGYPFWGSALFINSGAFLIALKRKTTDILIKLSQAMNLLSALGAAAGIILLIFGFLLDGAYICGYSPDGIHCSVATVLFIGILTILMFFSIAELFISLFSSILGCSSENCEAFC, from the exons ATGGATTCAAACAATACACATAGCCCCATGTTTCTGGTGTTCCCCCCGGAGGTCACCAATGCAGAATACCAAACAACAGAACTTACGGCCACGGCCTACAACTCCCAAAACCCAGTACAGAAAATCCTTATCAGAAAATTGAAGATCTTAGGG ACCGCACAGATCCTACTTGGAATCATGAACTTTTCTTTTGgagttgttttccttttcacCTTGGTGAGCCCATTCCCAAGGTTTCCTTTTATATTTATCTCAGGATATCCATTCTGGGGCTCTGCTTTG tttattAACTCTGGAGCCTTTCTGattgctttgaagagaaaaaCTACGGACATTCTG ATAAAATTGAGCCAGGCGATGAACTTACTTAGTGCCCTGGGAGCAGCAGCTGGAATCATCCTCCTCATATTTGGTTTCCTTCTAGATGGAGCTTACATCTGTGGCTATTCTCCAGATGGCATTCACTGTAGTGTTGCCACCGTTCTATTCATT GGGATTTTGACAATTTTGATGTTCTTCAGCATTGCTGAACTATtcatttccctcttttcctcaaTTTTGGGATGCTCCTCAGAAAACTGTGAGGCATTCTGTTGA